Proteins found in one Salminus brasiliensis chromosome 13, fSalBra1.hap2, whole genome shotgun sequence genomic segment:
- the LOC140575510 gene encoding extracellular calcium-sensing receptor-like, which yields MTLLLLWVLVLPFGEALNAQCVLQNDFKPGFTTGGDFIIGGIFPLHYRQERSDLNYTYKPGQVQCNGFNPRTFRWILSMRLAIEEINNSSKLLPNHTLGFKIFDSCAYPLTAQRAALAVMNGPDEADRPMCSGTSPMLAIIGESGSAESIVVSRILQPFRIPMISYSSSCACLSDKRQFPTFFRVIPSDAYQVKAIAKLLIHFNWSWIGVVRGDHEYGRFAIQGLLKELEGTGVCVAYQKIIPLLYTSQRGVEIIRVMNSSSARVVVVFLIEGELNLFMQDYMKLNITGIQFIASEGWVTAALFTGSKYYPFLGGTIGFGVRQGNIPRLKEYLTMVNPEKYPTNPLVLELWEALYGCSPFSLSNSSKLPLCTGQETINVEHSAYYNTSATRITYNVYKGVYAIAHSLHNLISCKPGIGPFSNSTCADITKVFPWQLQHYLQEVSFTVSGELVSFDTNGDSIPSFDLINWQKGRDGKIELVKVGMFDGAQEVGKQLVIYNMALTWPGDQTEVPVSICSDSCTPGFRKAVRRGEPLCCFDCVPCDSGKISNQTDSIDCMACPEDYWSNVDGTACIPKVVEYLSHDAMGITLTVISVVGACVTLAVFAVFLYHRNTPIVRINNSELSFFILLSLTLCFLCALIFIGEPTSWSCMLRHTAFSITFSLCISCILGKTLVVLAAFTATRPGNNVMKWLGPVQQRIIIFSCTLVQMIICTAWLIASPPFPYRNTQYQRSKIILDCSTDLAFWVVLGYIGFLACVCFVLAFLARKLPGNFNEAKYISFSMLIFCAVWLAFVPAYVSSPGKFTTAVEIFAILASSFGLLLCLFAPKCYIILLKPEKNTKQHLMGRAIK from the exons ATGACTTTACTTCTCCTGTGGGTTCTGGTTCTCCCCTTTGGTGAAGCCTTGAATGCTCAGTGTGTCCTGCAGAATGACTTCAAACCAGGCTTCACGACTGGTGGAGACTTCATCATAGGGGGCATTTTCCCTCTGCATTACAGACAAGAAAGGTCAGACCTGAACTACACTTATAAACCAGGACAAGTGCAGTGCAACGG GTTTAATCCCAGAACCTTCCGCTGGATTCTGTCCATGAGGTTGGCCATAGAGGAGATTAATAACAGCAGTAAGCTGTTACCCAATCACACTCTGGGCTTTAAAATATTCGACTCCTGTGCCTACCCTCTGAcagcacagagagcagctctggCTGTTATGAATGGGCCAGATGAGGCTGATAGGCCAATGTGTTCTGGTACTAGCCCTATGCTGGCCATCATCGGTGAATCTGGGTCGGCTGAGTCAATAGTTGTTTCTAGAATATTACAGCCTTTCAGAATCCCAATG ATTAGCTACTCCTCATCCTGTGCCTGCCTCAGTGACAAACGACAGTTCCCCACATTTTTCAGAGTGATCCCCAGTGATGCATACCAAGTGAAAGCCATTGCCAAGCTGCTGATACATTTCAACTGGTCTTGGATTGGGGTGGTGCGAGGGGACCACGAATATGGGCGCTTTGCCATTCAGGGTCTGCTGAAGGAGCTGGAgggtacaggtgtgtgtgtggcctacCAGAAGATTATACCCTTGCTGTATACTAGCCAGAGGGGAGTTGAGATCATCCGAGTGATGAACAGCTCCAGCGCcagagtggtggtggtgttcttGATTGAAGGGGAACTCAATCTCTTCATGCAAGATTACATGAAACTGAATATAACTGGAATCCAATTTATTGCCAGTGAGGGCTGGGTGACAGCTGCATTGTTTACTGGAAGCAAGTACTACCCCTTCCTTGGTGGCACCATTGGATTTGGGGTACGGCAAGGCAACATTCCTCGGCTGAAGGAATATCTGACCATGGTGAACCCAGAGAAATATCCCACCAACCCCCTTGTTCTGGAACTGTGGGAGGCTCTTTATGGTTGCTCTCCCTTCTCCTTAAGCAATAGTAGCAAGTTGCCCCTCTGCACTGGGCAAGAGACCATCAACGTTGAACACTCAGCCTACTACAACACCTCCGCCACTCGCATTACTTATAATGTCTATAAAGGTGTGTATGCTATTGCTCACTCCCTACATAATCTCATTTCCTGCAAACCTGGAATCGGCCCATTCAGTAACTCCACTTGTGCAGACATCACGAAAGTCTTCCCATGGCAG CTCCAGCACTACCTCCAAGAAGTGTCATTCACTGTCTCAGGAGAGTTGGTGAGCTTTGATACAAACGGTGACTCGATCCCATCCTTTGACCTGATCAACTGGCAAAAGGGCAGAGATGGCAAAATTGAGTTGGTCAAAGTAGGCATGTTCGATGGAGCTCAGGAGGTTGGGAAGCAGCTGGTCATTTATAACATGGCTCTCACATGGCCTGGAGATCAGACAGAG GTGCCAGTATCCATTTGCAGCGACAGTTGCACTCCTGGATTCAGGAAGGCTGTCCGTCGTGGGGAGCCTCTGTGCTGCTTTGACTGTGTACCGTGTGACAGTGGCAAGATTAGTAATCAGACAG ATTCAATAGACTGCATGGCTTGTCCTGAAGATTATTGGTCCAATGTTGATGGAACAGCATGTATCCCCAAGGTTGTTGAGTACCTTTCCCATGATGCAATGGGGATAACACTGACAGTGATTTCTGTGGTAGGGGCCTGTGTTACACTGGCTGTCTTTGCAGTCTTTCTCTACCACAGGAACACCCCCATAGTACGCATAAATAACTCAGAGCTGAGCTTCTTTATCCTGCTCTCTTTGACACTGTGCTTCCTGTGTGCATTGATCTTTATTGGAGAGCCCACGTCCTGGTCATGCATGCTGCGCCACACTGCTTTCAGCATCACCTTCTCGCTCTGCATCTCCTGCATCCTGGGCAAAACCTTAGTGGTTCTAGCTGCTTTCACAGCCACCCGGCCTGGAAACAATGTGATGAAATGGCTCGGACCTGTGCAGCAGAGGATCATCATCTTTAGCTGTACGTTAGTCCAGATGATCATCTGTACTGCTTGGCTCATTGCCTCCCCTCCATTTCcttacagaaacacacagtatCAGCGCTCTAAGATCATTCTGGACTGCAGTACGGACTTGGCCTTCTGGGTTGTGCTGGGTTACATTGGCTTtttggcctgtgtgtgttttgttttggccTTTTTAGCTCGTAAGTTGCCTGGAAATTTTAATGAGGCTAAATATATTTCCTTTAGCATGTTGATATTTTGTGCAGTGTGGTTGGCTTTTGTGCCTGCCTATGTCAGTTCACCTGGTAAATTCACTACTGCTGTTgaaatatttgctattttagCCTCTAGCTTTGGCCTCCTTTTGTGCTTATTTGCTCCAAAGTGTTACATTATTCTACTGAAACCAGAAAAGAACACTAAACAACATCTAATGGGAAGAGCAATAAAATAA